One genomic segment of Campylobacter sp. includes these proteins:
- the murI gene encoding glutamate racemase: MKIAFFDSGIGGLSVLAEALQRFSGAEFLYFADEDHVPYGTKSRAEIVRLSLDAVGFLVAHGANGVVVACNTATSAAISELRGAFSVPVIGMEPAVKLAADSFGARPTLLIATPLTIAGEKLARLVGRLECETWNLPLPSLVEFAQDLEFDSPTVRTYLREELAKFELKRLGSLVLGCTHFNYFKDVLREILPPHVRIIDGIDGTLNRLASELGGGLKLARGEDYSAQATKFNAGGGLEFDTNSLAQVGKFEAQGRGAGGGQSIKGKSKQDEGVDKSARSEQDAGGGNESYVGKNNAEECGKSGGGSAGDAHDVEQCGEDKRRMSPRAVDANSQLKLYSRGGADLSLEFKPRGEGTGISRVNYPNGNSVEYFCSGRALDAAQLRKVELFLKRLDAMRGIS, from the coding sequence TTGAAAATAGCGTTTTTTGACTCGGGTATCGGCGGGCTGAGCGTGCTCGCCGAGGCTCTGCAGCGGTTTAGCGGGGCGGAGTTTTTGTATTTTGCCGACGAGGATCACGTCCCCTACGGCACAAAAAGTAGGGCCGAGATCGTGCGGCTGAGCCTCGATGCGGTCGGGTTTTTGGTCGCGCACGGCGCGAACGGGGTCGTCGTTGCTTGCAATACCGCCACGAGTGCGGCTATCTCGGAGCTTCGCGGCGCATTTAGCGTGCCCGTCATCGGTATGGAGCCCGCCGTCAAGCTCGCTGCGGACAGCTTCGGCGCGCGCCCGACGCTGCTCATCGCCACGCCGCTAACGATCGCGGGTGAGAAGCTCGCTCGCCTCGTGGGGCGACTGGAGTGCGAGACGTGGAACCTACCGCTGCCTAGCCTCGTGGAGTTTGCGCAGGATTTAGAGTTTGACTCGCCCACGGTTCGGACCTATCTGCGGGAGGAACTGGCTAAATTTGAACTTAAGCGCCTCGGTTCGCTCGTGCTTGGTTGCACGCATTTTAACTATTTCAAGGACGTTTTGCGCGAAATTTTGCCGCCGCACGTGCGCATCATCGACGGCATCGACGGCACGCTAAATCGCCTTGCAAGCGAGCTGGGCGGAGGGCTAAAGCTTGCGCGCGGCGAGGATTATTCGGCGCAGGCGACTAAATTTAACGCAGGCGGTGGCTTAGAATTCGATACGAATTCATTGGCGCAAGTCGGTAAATTTGAGGCACAAGGGCGAGGCGCGGGCGGCGGACAGAGCATAAAGGGTAAGAGCAAGCAAGACGAGGGGGTCGATAAAAGCGCTCGCAGCGAGCAGGACGCAGGAGGGGGCAACGAAAGCTATGTCGGCAAAAATAATGCAGAAGAGTGCGGCAAGAGCGGCGGAGGGTCGGCAGGCGATGCGCACGACGTAGAGCAGTGCGGCGAAGACAAACGCCGCATGTCGCCGCGCGCCGTAGATGCGAATTCGCAGCTCAAGCTTTATTCTCGAGGCGGCGCGGATTTGTCCTTGGAATTTAAGCCGAGAGGCGAAGGAACGGGCATTTCGCGAGTGAATTATCCAAACGGCAACAGCGTGGAATATTTTTGCTCGGGTAGGGCGCTAGATGCGGCGCAGCTGCGCAAGGTGGAACTATTTTTAAAACGGCTTGATGCGATGCGAGGGATTAGCTAG
- a CDS encoding tetratricopeptide repeat protein: MKKSLFALALAACFALGASELEMLEKECNDGNMKSCAEAGLQCKDNAKKLKLFEKACNGGNKLGCLGASGVMMQEDPKKAVEYFEKKCDSGDALDCALLGAMYKDGDGVEKDISKAVIYYDKACDRGNGLACAMLAEMYGNGDGVKMDAVRQQVYYKKGCDIAGELLNCYNFAVFNHYVEKDKSKAAQYYKKACDSGKNSSYLDLPNMTELKDTWQKSCDMYELLK; this comes from the coding sequence ATGAAAAAATCGCTATTTGCGTTGGCGCTCGCCGCTTGCTTTGCGTTAGGAGCGTCCGAGCTTGAGATGCTAGAAAAAGAGTGCAATGACGGCAATATGAAATCTTGCGCCGAGGCAGGATTGCAATGTAAGGATAACGCAAAAAAGCTAAAACTATTTGAAAAAGCTTGTAACGGCGGAAATAAGCTCGGTTGTCTCGGAGCCTCGGGCGTAATGATGCAAGAAGATCCAAAAAAAGCCGTCGAGTATTTTGAAAAAAAATGCGACTCTGGAGACGCTCTTGATTGCGCATTATTAGGGGCCATGTATAAGGACGGAGACGGAGTCGAAAAAGATATATCAAAAGCGGTAATTTATTATGACAAAGCTTGCGACAGAGGAAATGGACTAGCATGCGCTATGTTGGCAGAGATGTACGGCAATGGAGATGGCGTTAAAATGGATGCGGTAAGACAGCAGGTTTATTATAAAAAAGGTTGCGACATAGCAGGCGAATTACTGAATTGCTACAATTTTGCGGTTTTTAACCATTACGTCGAAAAAGATAAAAGTAAAGCTGCGCAGTATTACAAGAAAGCTTGTGATTCAGGCAAAAATAGCTCTTATCTTGACCTTCCTAATATGACGGAATTGAAGGATACTTGGCAAAAATCCTGCGATATGTATGAGCTACTAAAATAG
- the nfo gene encoding deoxyribonuclease IV — MKRIGAHVSASGGASNAPLNAAKIGADAFAMFVKNQRRWDAPPLSAEEIAAFKDALRQSGIRAEHVLVHDSYLINLGHPREAEREKSLNAFMDEIRRCEALGLKLLNFHPGSHLNEISAQVCLDNIAGALNFAIANTSGVKLVLENTAGQGSNLGYDFAQLAYVIGKISNKDRIGVCIDTCHAFAAGYDLRSPQAYERTMSEFDRAIGYKFLSGMHLNDTKNELGVRKDRHESLGRGFLGLAAFENIMNDPNIDEIPLILETIDDSLWAEEIALLRSMQGRRKA; from the coding sequence ATGAAGCGGATCGGAGCGCACGTGAGCGCTAGCGGCGGGGCTTCTAACGCGCCGTTAAACGCCGCAAAGATCGGGGCGGACGCGTTTGCGATGTTCGTCAAAAATCAACGCAGATGGGATGCGCCGCCGCTTAGTGCAGAGGAGATCGCCGCATTTAAGGACGCGCTGAGGCAAAGCGGCATCCGCGCGGAGCATGTCTTGGTGCACGACAGCTACCTCATAAATTTGGGCCATCCGCGCGAGGCGGAGCGCGAGAAGTCCCTAAACGCCTTCATGGACGAGATCCGCCGCTGCGAGGCGCTCGGGCTTAAGCTTTTGAACTTTCATCCGGGCTCGCATCTAAATGAAATTTCAGCTCAAGTGTGCCTGGATAATATCGCAGGGGCGCTAAATTTCGCCATCGCAAACACCAGTGGCGTCAAGCTCGTGCTCGAAAATACCGCGGGCCAGGGCTCCAATCTCGGCTATGATTTCGCTCAGCTCGCTTACGTGATCGGCAAAATTTCAAACAAAGATCGCATCGGCGTCTGTATCGATACCTGTCACGCGTTCGCCGCAGGATACGACCTCCGCAGCCCACAGGCCTATGAGCGCACGATGAGCGAGTTTGACCGCGCGATCGGCTATAAATTTTTAAGCGGCATGCACCTAAACGACACGAAAAACGAGCTTGGCGTGCGCAAAGATCGGCACGAGAGCCTCGGGCGCGGATTTTTGGGGCTCGCGGCGTTTGAAAACATCATGAACGACCCGAACATCGACGAGATCCCGCTGATTTTAGAAACGATCGACGATAGCCTCTGGGCGGAGGAGATCGCACTTTTGCGCAGTATGCAAGGACGCCGCAAAGCCTAA
- a CDS encoding EexN family lipoprotein, translated as MLAALLVGCGDDTEVKTKEYYDIHLNEAKEVYAKCDFNTLKDGSNSYKNCLNAKTVVEEKGMAYSVKYYMEHLDEAKAIIEKYKEKEPADKNSVEYSNLMNAKEANGNMKLRGFLENQAR; from the coding sequence GTGTTAGCTGCTTTATTAGTTGGTTGCGGTGACGATACCGAGGTAAAGACCAAGGAATATTACGATATTCATCTAAATGAGGCTAAAGAGGTTTACGCAAAGTGTGATTTCAATACTTTAAAAGACGGAAGCAACTCATATAAAAATTGCTTGAACGCCAAAACTGTCGTAGAGGAAAAGGGTATGGCGTATTCGGTCAAGTATTATATGGAACACTTGGACGAAGCTAAGGCTATCATAGAAAAATATAAAGAGAAAGAGCCGGCAGATAAAAATAGCGTTGAGTATAGTAATTTGATGAATGCAAAAGAGGCTAATGGCAATATGAAATTAAGGGGCTTTTTGGAAAATCAAGCACGATAA